A window from Gammaproteobacteria bacterium encodes these proteins:
- a CDS encoding AAA domain-containing protein, giving the protein MTDGPTGLGNAAQVKEALRRQNYLADDRIAQVVFLANRLDKPILVEGPAGVGKTELAKALAAASGRALIRLQCYEGLDESKALYEWNYKKQLLRIQAGENRAWEEIEGDIFSEEFLLTRPLLEAIRSPEAVVLLIDEIDRVEVETEALLLEVLSEFQVSIPELGTITARTQPMVVLTSNNTRELSEALKRRCLFLHIEYPSVEREKEILLARVPELPAYLADQVSRLVHSIRSIQLRKPPSISESLDWARTLLALEVRTLDDEIVQDTLHVLLKYQTDIDKVADDFRSNAEG; this is encoded by the coding sequence ATGACCGACGGACCGACCGGACTCGGTAACGCCGCACAGGTCAAGGAGGCGCTGCGACGCCAGAACTATCTCGCCGACGATCGGATCGCTCAGGTGGTGTTCCTCGCGAATCGCCTGGACAAGCCGATTCTGGTCGAAGGCCCCGCCGGCGTCGGCAAGACCGAACTGGCCAAGGCGCTCGCCGCGGCTTCGGGGAGGGCGCTGATCCGCCTGCAGTGTTACGAGGGACTGGACGAGTCGAAGGCACTCTACGAGTGGAACTACAAGAAGCAGCTGTTGCGGATCCAGGCAGGGGAGAACAGGGCCTGGGAGGAGATCGAAGGCGATATCTTCTCTGAAGAGTTCCTCCTCACGCGGCCTCTGCTGGAGGCGATTCGGTCTCCAGAAGCCGTCGTGCTGCTCATCGATGAGATCGATCGTGTGGAGGTCGAGACCGAGGCCCTTCTCCTCGAGGTGCTCTCCGAATTCCAGGTGTCGATTCCGGAGCTCGGGACCATCACAGCTCGCACTCAGCCGATGGTCGTGCTGACCTCCAACAACACTCGAGAACTCTCCGAGGCGCTGAAACGGCGGTGTCTCTTCCTGCACATCGAGTATCCATCTGTCGAGCGCGAGAAAGAGATCCTGCTGGCCCGCGTGCCCGAGCTCCCGGCCTACCTCGCCGATCAGGTGTCCAGACTCGTGCACAGCATCCGGAGCATCCAGCTCCGCAAGCCGCCGTCGATCTCGGAATCCCTCGACTGGGCCCGAACCCTGCTCGCTCTCGAGGTGCGGACCCTCGACGATGAGATCGTGCAGGACACGCTTCATGTGCTGTTGAAGTACCAGACCGACATCGACAAGGTAGCCGACGACTTTCGATCCAACGCCGAGGGCTGA